A genomic stretch from Burkholderia pyrrocinia includes:
- the ilvN gene encoding acetolactate synthase small subunit, with product MRHIISVLLENEPGALSRVVGLFSARGYNIETLTVAPTEDQSLSRLTIVSIGSDDVIEQITKHLNRLIEVVKVVDLTDGAHIERELMLIKVRAVGKEREEMKRMSDIFRGRIIDVTEKTYTIELTGASDKLDAFIQGLDASAILETVRTGSSGIGRGERILKV from the coding sequence ATGAGACACATCATTTCCGTCCTGCTGGAGAACGAACCGGGCGCGCTGTCGCGCGTGGTCGGTCTGTTTTCCGCACGCGGCTACAACATCGAAACCTTGACGGTGGCGCCGACCGAAGACCAATCGCTGTCGCGGCTCACCATCGTTTCCATTGGCTCCGACGACGTGATCGAACAGATCACGAAGCATCTGAACCGCCTGATCGAGGTGGTGAAAGTGGTGGACCTGACCGACGGTGCACACATCGAACGCGAGCTGATGCTGATCAAGGTACGTGCAGTGGGCAAGGAGCGCGAAGAAATGAAGCGGATGTCGGACATTTTCCGCGGCCGCATCATCGACGTGACCGAAAAGACCTACACGATCGAATTGACGGGCGCGAGCGACAAGCTCGACGCATTCATCCAGGGGCTGGACGCGAGCGCGATCCTCGAGACCGTGCGCACCGGCAGCTCCGGCATCGGACGCGGCGAGCGCATCCTGAAGGTTTGA
- the pssA gene encoding CDP-diacylglycerol--serine O-phosphatidyltransferase, with product MAAFKPRRSRNGTSQTPRPFRRNKGMAPDPVPIESRRASRQRFLKTRGIYLLPNAFTTAALFCGFFAVVQAMNVRFEIAAIAIFVAMVLDGMDGRVARMTHTQSAFGEQFDSLSDMVSFGVAPALVMYEWVLKDLGRWGWLAAFVYCSGAALRLARFNTNIGVVDKRFFQGLPSPAAAALIAGFVWLATDNRVPMKLGWLPWVAFVLTIYAGVTMVSNAPFYSGKALDVRHRVPFAAILLVVVAFVLVSSDPPLMLFCLFVLYGLSGYVFWAYMAIRGRANPARSSQRDH from the coding sequence ATGGCCGCATTCAAACCGCGCCGGTCGCGCAACGGCACCAGCCAGACGCCACGCCCGTTCCGCCGCAACAAGGGGATGGCGCCCGATCCGGTGCCCATCGAGAGCCGCCGCGCTTCGCGCCAGCGGTTCCTGAAGACGCGCGGCATCTACCTGCTGCCGAACGCGTTCACGACCGCCGCGCTGTTCTGCGGTTTCTTCGCGGTCGTGCAGGCGATGAACGTGCGTTTCGAGATCGCCGCGATCGCGATTTTCGTCGCGATGGTGCTTGACGGGATGGACGGGCGCGTCGCGCGCATGACGCATACGCAGAGCGCGTTCGGCGAGCAGTTCGACAGCCTGTCGGACATGGTGTCGTTCGGCGTCGCGCCCGCGCTCGTGATGTACGAGTGGGTGCTGAAGGATCTGGGCCGCTGGGGCTGGCTCGCCGCGTTCGTCTACTGCTCGGGCGCCGCGCTGCGCCTTGCCCGCTTCAATACGAACATCGGCGTCGTCGACAAACGATTCTTCCAGGGGTTGCCGAGCCCGGCCGCCGCCGCGCTGATCGCGGGCTTCGTGTGGCTCGCGACCGACAACCGCGTGCCGATGAAGCTCGGCTGGCTGCCGTGGGTCGCGTTCGTGCTGACGATCTACGCGGGCGTGACGATGGTGTCGAACGCGCCGTTCTACAGCGGCAAGGCGCTCGACGTGCGGCACCGCGTGCCGTTCGCGGCGATCCTGCTCGTCGTCGTCGCGTTCGTGCTCGTGTCGTCCGACCCGCCGCTGATGCTGTTCTGCCTGTTCGTGCTGTACGGGTTGTCCGGCTACGTGTTCTGGGCCTACATGGCGATCCGCGGGCGCGCGAATCCGGCGCGCTCGTCGCAGCGCGATCACTGA
- the ilvC gene encoding ketol-acid reductoisomerase produces MNVFYDKDADLSLIKGKQVTIIGYGSQGHAHALNLKESGVNVTVGLRKGGASWSKAENAGLSVKEVAEAVKGADVVMMLLPDEQIADVYAKEVHANIKQGAALAFAHGFNVHYGQVIPRADLDVIMIAPKAPGHTVRGTYSQGGGVPHLIAVAQNKSGAARDIALSYAAANGGGRAGIIETNFREETETDLFGEQAVLCGGTVELIKAGFETLVEAGYAPEMAYFECLHELKLIVDLIYEGGIANMNYSISNNAEYGEYVTGPRVVTEETKKAMKQCLTDIQTGEYAKSFILENKAGAPTLQSRRRLTAEHQIEQVGAKLRAMMPWIAKNKLVDQSKN; encoded by the coding sequence ATGAACGTTTTCTACGACAAAGACGCCGACCTCTCCCTCATCAAGGGCAAGCAAGTCACGATCATCGGCTACGGCTCGCAAGGCCATGCACACGCGCTGAACCTGAAGGAAAGCGGCGTGAACGTGACGGTCGGCCTGCGCAAGGGCGGCGCGTCGTGGAGCAAGGCCGAAAACGCCGGCCTGTCGGTCAAGGAAGTCGCGGAAGCGGTGAAGGGCGCGGACGTCGTGATGATGCTGCTGCCGGACGAGCAGATCGCCGACGTGTACGCGAAGGAAGTGCACGCGAACATCAAGCAGGGCGCGGCGCTCGCGTTCGCACACGGCTTCAACGTCCACTACGGCCAGGTGATCCCGCGCGCCGACCTCGACGTGATCATGATCGCGCCGAAGGCACCGGGCCACACCGTGCGCGGCACGTACTCGCAAGGTGGCGGCGTGCCGCACCTGATCGCGGTTGCGCAGAACAAGTCGGGCGCGGCACGCGACATCGCGCTGTCGTACGCGGCAGCGAACGGCGGCGGCCGTGCGGGCATCATCGAGACGAACTTCCGTGAAGAAACCGAAACCGACCTGTTCGGCGAGCAGGCCGTGCTGTGCGGCGGTACCGTCGAGCTGATCAAGGCCGGCTTCGAGACGCTGGTCGAAGCAGGCTACGCGCCGGAAATGGCGTACTTCGAGTGCCTGCACGAACTGAAGCTGATCGTCGACCTGATCTACGAAGGCGGCATCGCGAACATGAACTACTCGATCTCGAACAACGCCGAGTACGGCGAGTACGTGACGGGCCCGCGCGTCGTCACGGAAGAGACGAAGAAGGCGATGAAGCAGTGCCTGACCGACATCCAGACGGGCGAGTACGCAAAGAGCTTCATTCTCGAGAACAAGGCAGGCGCTCCGACGCTGCAGTCGCGCCGCCGCCTGACGGCCGAGCACCAGATCGAGCAGGTCGGCGCGAAGCTGCGCGCGATGATGCCGTGGATCGCGAAGAACAAGCTCGTCGACCAGTCGAAGAACTAA
- a CDS encoding DUF3106 domain-containing protein produces MSQKRGLAVFFGCVIAIAVSYVATYSRFHPPPATTTVAAASPAAPASAAGLTADLPPLPLPLPAATGPLSWARLTPAQHAALAPFADQWDGFSDARKRKWLKIASRFAKLTPDDQKRLQDRMSEWARMTPEQRRVARENYQSAKELSAQARERAWKAYQQLPEEQKERLAAAERRRRPSVVSAPPTVADRDVRRLVNSHEHPASGAAPAPAPASASASVPPVPASSTAGAASVPAAAAPVSPADAPSLFKGS; encoded by the coding sequence GTGAGTCAGAAGCGCGGCCTGGCCGTATTTTTCGGATGCGTGATCGCGATCGCCGTTTCCTACGTCGCCACGTATTCGCGATTCCACCCGCCCCCCGCGACGACTACCGTCGCGGCCGCCAGCCCTGCCGCGCCCGCATCGGCCGCCGGGCTGACCGCCGACCTCCCGCCGCTGCCACTACCGCTGCCGGCCGCCACCGGCCCGCTGTCATGGGCGCGCCTCACGCCGGCGCAGCACGCGGCACTCGCGCCGTTCGCCGACCAGTGGGATGGCTTCAGCGACGCCCGCAAGCGCAAATGGCTGAAGATCGCATCACGTTTCGCGAAGTTGACGCCCGATGATCAAAAGCGCCTGCAGGACCGGATGTCCGAATGGGCGCGGATGACGCCCGAGCAGCGCCGCGTCGCGCGCGAAAACTACCAGAGCGCGAAGGAGCTTTCCGCGCAGGCGCGCGAGCGCGCGTGGAAGGCCTACCAGCAACTCCCCGAGGAGCAGAAGGAACGTCTCGCGGCCGCCGAGCGCCGCCGCCGGCCGAGCGTCGTCAGCGCGCCGCCGACCGTCGCCGACCGTGACGTCCGCCGCCTCGTCAATTCGCACGAGCACCCAGCAAGCGGGGCAGCCCCCGCACCGGCGCCCGCGTCGGCCAGCGCCTCCGTGCCGCCGGTGCCCGCGTCGTCGACGGCCGGCGCCGCGTCGGTGCCCGCTGCGGCGGCACCGGTGTCGCCCGCCGACGCGCCTTCGCTGTTCAAGGGCTCCTGA
- a CDS encoding RNA polymerase sigma factor encodes MASDKELADFLAGVERRAFKQAAYAVRDDDASLDIVQDAMIKLAEKYGDRPAAELPLLFQRILQNAIHDWFRRQKVRNTWVTLFSSLNNTDDEDFDPLETLESADNNAGVESSEHRLEREQVLALIDEEIQKLPARQREAFLMRYWEDMDVAETAAAMGCSEGSVKTHCSRATHTLAQALKAKGITL; translated from the coding sequence ATGGCATCAGACAAGGAACTCGCCGACTTTCTGGCGGGCGTCGAAAGGCGCGCGTTCAAGCAGGCTGCGTACGCGGTGCGTGACGACGATGCGTCGCTCGACATCGTGCAGGACGCGATGATCAAGCTGGCCGAAAAATACGGCGACCGGCCGGCGGCCGAACTGCCGCTGCTTTTTCAGCGGATCCTGCAGAACGCGATCCACGACTGGTTCCGCCGGCAGAAGGTCCGCAACACCTGGGTCACGCTCTTCTCGTCGCTGAACAACACCGACGACGAAGACTTCGACCCGCTCGAAACGCTCGAATCCGCGGACAATAACGCGGGCGTCGAGAGCAGCGAGCACCGCCTCGAAAGAGAGCAGGTTCTGGCCCTGATCGACGAAGAAATCCAGAAACTTCCGGCGCGTCAACGGGAAGCGTTCCTGATGCGTTATTGGGAAGATATGGATGTCGCCGAGACTGCCGCCGCAATGGGGTGCTCCGAAGGCAGCGTCAAGACGCACTGCTCACGAGCCACCCACACCCTGGCGCAAGCGCTCAAGGCCAAAGGAATCACGCTATGA
- a CDS encoding acetolactate synthase 3 catalytic subunit yields MNMPSAEFSTSEPLSPPDSDSIGATVLMKALADENVEFIWGYPGGSVLYIYDELYKQDKIQHVLVRHEQAAVHAADAYARSTGNVGVCLVTSGPGVTNAVTGIATAYMDSIPMVVISGQVPTAAIGQDAFQECDTVGITRPCVKHNFLVKDVRDLAETVKKAFYIARTGRPGPVLIDIPKDISKTPCQYEPVKSVSLRSYNPVTKGHSGQIRKAVSLLLTAKRPYIYTGGGIILADASRELNQFADLLGYPVTNTLMGLGGYRASDKKFLGMLGMHGTYEANMAMQHCDVLIAIGARFDDRVIGDPAHFASRPRKIIHIDIDPSSISKRVKVDIPIVGDVKEVLKELIEQLQTAEHGPDTEALAQWWRDIEGWRSKDCLKFDRESEIIKPQYVVEKAWELTDGNAFVCSDVGQHQMWAAQFYRFNKPRRWINSGGLGTMGFGLPAAMGVKMAHPDDDVLCITGEGSIQMCIQELSTCLQYDTPVKIISLNNRYLGMVRQWQQIEYSKRYSHSYMDALPDFVKLAEAYGHVGMRIEKTSDVEPALKEALRLKDRTVFLDFQTDPTENVWPMVQAGKGITEMLLGSEDL; encoded by the coding sequence ATGAACATGCCCAGCGCGGAATTCTCCACGTCGGAACCCCTTTCCCCTCCCGATAGCGACTCCATCGGCGCCACCGTGCTCATGAAGGCACTGGCCGACGAGAACGTCGAATTCATCTGGGGCTACCCCGGCGGCTCGGTTCTCTATATCTACGACGAGCTTTACAAGCAGGACAAGATTCAGCACGTGCTGGTGCGCCACGAACAGGCGGCCGTGCACGCAGCCGATGCGTATGCGCGTTCCACCGGCAACGTCGGCGTCTGCCTCGTGACGTCGGGCCCCGGCGTCACCAACGCGGTGACCGGCATCGCGACGGCATACATGGATTCGATCCCGATGGTCGTGATCAGCGGCCAGGTGCCGACTGCCGCGATCGGCCAGGACGCATTCCAGGAGTGCGACACCGTCGGCATCACGCGTCCGTGCGTGAAGCACAACTTCCTCGTGAAGGACGTGCGCGACCTCGCGGAAACCGTCAAGAAGGCGTTCTATATCGCCCGCACGGGCCGTCCGGGCCCGGTGCTGATCGACATCCCGAAGGACATCTCGAAGACGCCGTGCCAGTACGAGCCCGTCAAGAGCGTGTCGCTGCGTTCGTACAACCCCGTCACGAAAGGCCATTCGGGCCAGATCCGCAAGGCCGTGTCGCTGCTGCTGACGGCGAAGCGTCCCTACATCTATACGGGTGGCGGCATCATCCTCGCCGACGCGTCGCGCGAACTGAACCAGTTCGCGGACCTGCTCGGCTACCCGGTCACGAACACGCTGATGGGCCTCGGCGGCTATCGCGCGTCGGACAAGAAATTCCTCGGCATGCTCGGCATGCACGGCACCTACGAAGCGAACATGGCGATGCAGCACTGCGACGTGCTGATCGCGATCGGTGCCCGCTTCGACGACCGCGTGATCGGCGATCCGGCGCACTTCGCGTCGCGTCCGCGCAAGATCATCCACATCGACATCGACCCGTCGTCGATCTCGAAGCGCGTGAAGGTCGATATCCCGATCGTCGGCGACGTGAAGGAAGTGCTGAAGGAGCTGATCGAGCAACTGCAGACGGCCGAGCATGGCCCCGACACCGAGGCGCTCGCGCAATGGTGGAGGGACATCGAGGGCTGGCGCTCGAAGGACTGCCTGAAGTTCGACCGCGAAAGCGAGATCATCAAGCCGCAGTACGTGGTCGAGAAGGCGTGGGAGCTGACGGACGGCAATGCGTTCGTGTGCTCGGACGTCGGCCAGCACCAGATGTGGGCCGCGCAGTTCTACCGCTTCAACAAGCCGCGTCGCTGGATCAACTCCGGCGGCCTCGGCACGATGGGCTTCGGCCTGCCGGCGGCGATGGGCGTCAAGATGGCGCACCCGGACGACGACGTGCTGTGCATCACGGGCGAAGGCTCGATCCAGATGTGCATCCAGGAACTGTCGACCTGCCTGCAGTACGACACGCCCGTGAAGATCATTTCGCTGAACAACCGCTACCTCGGCATGGTTCGCCAGTGGCAGCAGATCGAATACAGCAAGCGCTATTCGCATTCGTACATGGATGCGCTGCCCGATTTCGTGAAGCTCGCCGAAGCGTACGGCCATGTCGGCATGCGGATCGAAAAGACCTCGGATGTGGAGCCGGCGCTGAAGGAAGCGCTGCGCCTGAAGGATCGCACCGTGTTTCTCGACTTCCAGACCGATCCGACCGAAAACGTCTGGCCGATGGTACAGGCCGGCAAGGGCATCACCGAGATGCTGCTTGGATCGGAAGATCTGTAA
- a CDS encoding DUF3619 family protein, translating to MSSAPANREHEFALKVRRALDERAAALPAATTDRLAVARRAALARKKPEPATAPVFVPAFAGAAGAYGTAPTSRPQTSFARRLLRAWPLALLLAGLIGIAYWEDMQRTAELADIDAAMLSDDLPLNAYLDHGFNAYLSHAH from the coding sequence ATGAGCTCCGCTCCCGCAAACCGAGAACACGAATTCGCGCTGAAGGTGCGCCGCGCGCTGGACGAGCGCGCGGCCGCACTGCCTGCCGCGACCACCGATCGGCTGGCCGTCGCCCGCCGGGCTGCGCTCGCGCGCAAGAAGCCCGAGCCCGCGACCGCGCCGGTGTTCGTGCCGGCCTTCGCCGGCGCAGCCGGAGCCTACGGCACGGCGCCCACGAGCCGCCCGCAGACGTCGTTTGCGCGCCGCCTGCTGCGCGCGTGGCCGCTCGCGCTGCTGCTCGCGGGGCTCATCGGCATCGCCTACTGGGAAGACATGCAGCGCACCGCCGAACTCGCCGACATCGACGCGGCGATGCTCAGCGACGACCTGCCGCTCAACGCGTATCTCGATCACGGGTTCAACGCGTATCTTTCGCACGCTCACTAA
- a CDS encoding SulP family inorganic anion transporter, producing MKLNERLSTLPRDVVAGIVVFLVALPLCLGIANASGVEPFAGLVSGIVGGIVVALLSGSSLSVSGPAAGLVVIVVEGIAQLGSFSAFLLAVLLSGVLQFGFGMLRAGRFAAYVPSPVIKGMLAAIGLLLIVKQIPFAFGIGGSGAQSFANWPGLPVAWAATAIALASLALLVAWDTPALRRFALVRSVPAPLAVVVLGIGATLVLGFVAPSVAPGAAHRVTLPELGSFAAFAASLKHAELGPNFAQLVNPDVWRVAITLAVVASLETLLSLEAVEQIDPKRRPTQPDRELKAQGVGNLVAGAFGGLPITSVIVRSSVNVNAGAQSRMSAIVHGMLLLASVFALTGLINLIPLASLAAILIHTGFKLAKPALFRSVMKQGPAAFVPFAATIAGVLAVDLLFGIALGLACSVLAVAVANLKSPVTLAQHDDHYLLSFRKDVSFLGKVQVKHHLRHIPDRAAVIIDATRADYIDHDVLELLDAFVADAPRRGIAVEFRRRSPAPRPAARRWLFRAPAAE from the coding sequence ATGAAACTGAACGAGCGCCTGTCCACCCTGCCGCGCGACGTCGTCGCCGGCATCGTCGTTTTCCTCGTCGCGCTGCCGCTCTGTCTCGGCATCGCCAATGCGTCCGGCGTCGAGCCATTCGCCGGGCTCGTGTCCGGCATCGTCGGCGGCATCGTCGTCGCGCTGCTGAGCGGCTCGTCGTTGTCCGTCAGCGGGCCGGCCGCCGGCCTCGTCGTGATCGTCGTCGAAGGGATCGCGCAACTCGGCAGCTTCTCCGCATTCCTGCTCGCGGTGCTGCTGTCCGGCGTACTGCAGTTCGGGTTCGGCATGCTGCGCGCCGGCCGCTTCGCCGCCTACGTGCCGTCGCCCGTCATCAAGGGCATGCTTGCCGCAATCGGCCTGCTGCTGATCGTGAAGCAGATTCCGTTCGCATTCGGCATCGGCGGCTCGGGCGCGCAATCGTTTGCGAACTGGCCGGGCCTGCCGGTCGCGTGGGCTGCCACGGCCATCGCGCTCGCATCGCTCGCGCTGCTGGTCGCGTGGGACACGCCCGCGCTGCGCCGCTTCGCGCTGGTGCGTTCGGTGCCCGCACCGCTCGCGGTCGTCGTGCTGGGCATCGGCGCGACGCTCGTGTTGGGCTTCGTCGCGCCGTCGGTCGCGCCGGGCGCCGCCCATCGCGTGACGCTGCCCGAGCTCGGATCGTTCGCGGCTTTCGCGGCATCGCTCAAGCACGCGGAGCTCGGCCCGAATTTCGCGCAGCTCGTCAATCCTGACGTGTGGCGCGTCGCGATCACGCTCGCGGTCGTCGCGAGCCTCGAGACGCTGCTGAGCCTCGAAGCGGTCGAGCAGATCGACCCGAAGCGCCGGCCGACCCAGCCCGACCGCGAACTGAAGGCCCAGGGCGTCGGCAATCTCGTCGCGGGCGCGTTCGGCGGCCTGCCGATCACGTCGGTGATCGTGCGCAGTTCGGTCAACGTCAATGCAGGCGCGCAAAGCCGGATGTCGGCAATCGTCCACGGGATGCTGCTGCTCGCGAGCGTGTTTGCGCTCACCGGCCTGATCAACCTGATCCCGCTCGCGAGCCTCGCCGCGATCCTGATCCACACGGGCTTCAAGCTCGCGAAACCGGCGCTGTTCCGCTCGGTGATGAAGCAGGGGCCGGCCGCGTTCGTGCCGTTCGCCGCGACGATCGCCGGTGTGCTCGCGGTCGACCTGCTGTTCGGCATCGCGCTCGGCCTCGCATGCAGTGTGCTGGCGGTCGCCGTCGCGAACCTGAAGAGCCCCGTCACGCTCGCGCAGCACGACGATCACTACCTGCTGTCGTTCCGCAAGGACGTGTCGTTTCTCGGCAAGGTGCAGGTCAAGCACCACCTGCGGCACATTCCGGACCGGGCGGCGGTCATCATCGACGCAACGCGCGCCGACTACATCGATCACGACGTGCTCGAACTGCTCGACGCGTTCGTCGCCGATGCGCCGCGGCGCGGGATCGCGGTCGAGTTCCGCCGACGCAGCCCGGCGCCCCGCCCGGCCGCGCGCCGCTGGCTGTTCCGCGCACCGGCCGCCGAATAA
- a CDS encoding 2-isopropylmalate synthase, whose product MTDKLIIFDTTLRDGEQSPGASMTKEEKIRIAKNLERMKVDVIEAGFAASSNGDFDAIHTIAGLVKDSTICSLARANDKDIQRAADALKPANSFRIHTFIATSPLHMEKKLRMTPDQVFEQARLAVRFARKFTDNIEFSPEDGSRSDLDFLCRVLEAVIAEGATTINIADTVGYGVPELYGNLVKTLRERIPNSDKAIFSVHCHNDLGMAVANSLAGVKIGGARQVECTINGLGERAGNTSLEEIVMAVKTRKDYFGLDVGIDTTQIVPTSKLVSQITGFVVQPNKAVVGANAFAHASGIHQDGVLKARDTYEIMRAEDVGWSANKIVLGKLSGRNAFKQRLQELGVSLDSEAELNAAFMRFKDLADRKAEIFDEDIIAIVSEESAFAHEQEHFKFVSLSQRSETGEQPQAKIVFAVEGKEVTGEARGNGPVDATFNAIEGEVGSGSELLLYSVNAITTGTQAQGEVTVRLSKSGRIVNGVGTDPDIVAASAKAYISALNKLHSKDDKLNPQRS is encoded by the coding sequence ATGACAGACAAGCTGATCATTTTCGATACGACGTTGCGTGACGGCGAGCAATCGCCCGGCGCGTCGATGACGAAGGAAGAGAAAATCCGCATCGCGAAGAACCTCGAGCGGATGAAGGTCGACGTGATCGAGGCCGGCTTCGCGGCCAGCTCGAACGGCGATTTCGACGCGATCCACACGATCGCCGGTCTCGTGAAGGACAGCACGATCTGTTCGCTGGCGCGGGCCAACGACAAGGACATCCAGCGCGCGGCCGATGCGCTGAAGCCGGCCAACAGCTTCCGGATCCACACGTTCATCGCGACGTCGCCGCTGCACATGGAGAAGAAACTGCGGATGACGCCCGACCAGGTGTTCGAGCAGGCACGCCTCGCGGTGCGTTTCGCACGCAAGTTCACCGACAACATCGAATTCTCGCCGGAAGACGGCAGCCGCTCCGACCTGGATTTCCTGTGCCGCGTGCTGGAAGCCGTGATCGCCGAAGGCGCGACGACGATCAATATCGCCGACACGGTCGGCTACGGTGTGCCGGAGCTCTACGGCAACCTCGTGAAGACGCTGCGCGAGCGCATCCCGAACTCGGACAAGGCGATTTTCTCGGTGCACTGCCATAACGACCTCGGGATGGCCGTCGCGAACTCGCTGGCGGGCGTGAAGATCGGCGGTGCGCGTCAGGTCGAGTGCACGATCAACGGTCTCGGCGAGCGTGCGGGCAACACGTCGCTCGAAGAGATCGTGATGGCCGTGAAGACGCGCAAGGATTACTTCGGCCTCGACGTCGGCATCGACACCACGCAGATCGTGCCGACGTCGAAGCTCGTGTCGCAGATCACCGGTTTCGTCGTGCAGCCGAACAAGGCGGTGGTCGGCGCGAACGCGTTCGCGCACGCGTCGGGCATCCACCAGGACGGCGTGCTGAAGGCGCGCGACACCTACGAGATCATGCGCGCGGAAGACGTGGGCTGGTCCGCGAACAAGATCGTGCTCGGCAAGCTGTCGGGCCGCAACGCATTCAAGCAGCGCCTGCAGGAGCTCGGCGTGTCGCTCGACAGCGAAGCGGAACTGAACGCCGCGTTCATGCGTTTCAAGGATCTGGCCGACCGCAAGGCCGAGATCTTCGACGAGGACATCATTGCGATCGTGTCCGAGGAATCGGCATTCGCGCACGAGCAGGAACACTTCAAGTTCGTGTCGTTGTCGCAGCGTTCGGAAACCGGCGAGCAGCCGCAGGCGAAGATCGTGTTCGCGGTCGAAGGCAAGGAAGTGACCGGCGAGGCGCGCGGCAACGGTCCGGTCGACGCGACGTTCAACGCGATCGAAGGCGAAGTCGGCAGCGGTTCCGAACTGCTGCTGTACTCGGTGAACGCAATCACGACCGGCACGCAGGCGCAGGGCGAAGTGACCGTCCGGCTCTCGAAGAGCGGGCGGATCGTCAACGGCGTCGGCACCGATCCGGACATCGTCGCCGCGTCCGCCAAGGCGTACATCTCCGCACTGAACAAGCTGCATTCGAAGGACGACAAGCTCAACCCGCAGCGCTCGTAA
- a CDS encoding phosphatidylserine decarboxylase — MNYPHPIIAREGWPFIAIAAVIALLIHAVGGFGFAWPFWLLLAFVVQFFRDPQRPIPAQPNAVLCPADGRIVAVETSQDPYANREALKISVFMNVFNVHSQRSPVDGAITKVEYFPGAFLNAAIDKASTENERNAVVIQTASGKTVTAVQIAGLVARRILCYVRAGEPLSRGQRYGFIRFGSRVDVYLPIGSRAKVSIGEKVYASSTILAELEQ, encoded by the coding sequence ATGAACTATCCTCATCCGATCATCGCGCGCGAAGGCTGGCCGTTCATCGCGATTGCTGCCGTCATCGCGCTGTTGATCCATGCCGTCGGGGGCTTCGGCTTCGCGTGGCCGTTCTGGCTGCTGCTCGCCTTCGTCGTCCAGTTCTTCCGCGATCCGCAGCGCCCGATCCCGGCGCAGCCGAACGCGGTGCTGTGCCCGGCGGACGGCCGCATCGTCGCGGTCGAGACCTCGCAGGATCCGTACGCGAACCGCGAAGCGCTGAAGATCAGCGTGTTCATGAATGTCTTCAATGTCCATTCGCAGCGTTCGCCGGTCGATGGCGCGATCACCAAGGTCGAGTACTTCCCGGGTGCGTTCCTGAACGCGGCGATCGACAAGGCATCGACCGAAAACGAGCGCAACGCGGTCGTGATCCAGACGGCGAGCGGCAAGACCGTCACCGCCGTGCAGATCGCGGGCCTCGTCGCCCGCCGGATTCTCTGCTACGTGCGTGCCGGCGAACCGCTGTCGCGCGGCCAGCGCTACGGTTTCATCCGCTTCGGTTCGCGCGTCGACGTGTACCTGCCGATCGGGAGCCGCGCGAAGGTGTCGATCGGCGAGAAGGTCTACGCGTCGTCGACGATCCTCGCCGAGCTCGAACAGTAA
- a CDS encoding carbonic anhydrase — MNRPKSMLVANIAWARETREHTPGFFDALARGQNPRVLWIGCSDSRVPAETITHCAPGELFVHRNIANLFHPDDDNSASVLEYAVRVLQVDHVIVCGHYGCGGVRASLLPPPSELPHVARRIAPLCALARRHRDTLDGLDDTAAADRLAELNVLEQVRLLRASPIVRGRERPPLVHGWIFSLADGRLQELDSGYATPPANVEPVQAAAAAALG, encoded by the coding sequence ATGAATCGCCCCAAGAGCATGCTGGTTGCCAACATCGCCTGGGCCCGCGAGACGCGCGAACACACGCCGGGCTTTTTCGACGCGCTCGCGCGCGGCCAGAATCCGCGCGTGCTGTGGATCGGCTGCTCGGACAGCCGCGTGCCCGCCGAAACCATCACGCACTGCGCACCCGGCGAGTTGTTCGTCCATCGCAACATCGCGAACCTGTTCCATCCCGACGACGATAATTCCGCCAGCGTGCTCGAGTACGCGGTGCGCGTGCTGCAGGTCGACCACGTGATCGTGTGCGGGCACTACGGGTGCGGCGGCGTGCGCGCGTCGTTGCTGCCGCCGCCGTCCGAGCTGCCGCACGTCGCGCGCCGCATCGCACCGCTCTGCGCGCTCGCACGGCGCCATCGCGACACGCTCGACGGGCTCGACGACACGGCCGCCGCCGACCGCCTCGCCGAGCTGAACGTGCTCGAACAGGTACGGTTGCTGCGCGCGTCGCCGATCGTGCGCGGCCGGGAACGACCGCCGCTCGTGCACGGCTGGATCTTTTCGCTCGCCGACGGTCGCCTGCAGGAACTCGATTCCGGCTACGCGACGCCGCCTGCCAATGTCGAGCCCGTGCAGGCCGCTGCGGCCGCCGCGCTCGGCTGA